The Musa acuminata AAA Group cultivar baxijiao chromosome BXJ1-3, Cavendish_Baxijiao_AAA, whole genome shotgun sequence genome window below encodes:
- the LOC135627742 gene encoding uncharacterized protein LOC135627742 isoform X6: MVLVSNIDGGSQVVSLRVRKTIHSIREVVGNHSNAAIYAVLKETNMEPNETVQKLLNQDPFHEVKRRDRKKEAQHTGYRGFADTRKQVEQNIPSGKLYRLWNQNSHRGGFTRNLVPDAGISREFRIVRDNRVSQNVNKDALQEEKKQLVPGNEQTMPDVPEKSSTRVPSDQKHSVSANSDECLISAYFDESSHVPDYVQDEKSSGTKSPSQQDKCEAIASVVQNETQTSGLPNSFIGMSSSSSDPVHVPSLDSASAGKVGAIQREVGVVGFRRQTSDHPENRSSVSNSFLSSSLSGKNICFSVESTGHQAYTSKSHSLNQISPSAANLYSTSLSIQSQGFYHNSRLHQQSLSQQKAVQPIMKWKPKTRPKPNIVNNGVPGITSASPSCAVSSCVSRPVGKTRSEKLSQDCSLDSQHVIIPQHLLVPQSECMQLIFGSFGTGFDTSKGFASVPHQSGSAEQLDDEPSDSMFAPVPVENVISAVCRDSLHDQSSTSPCGSSVSAAESQEPPPENNGCVSPQTIQTYDDIRLVESNSPPFNTQEEQQLQNPHSLPSFSAYDNQSSYDVPFFKTVMQDNVHAQGSTSSSEQVLSFHAACSSFSSLAMAQQQQLVQQQQPIVQLYPQIHMPHFPNFVPYRHIISPVYVPQMAMPNYASNPGYPHPSTVNSYVLMPGGSPHILASKCATTQYKPIAAGNPTGCGTYTNPASFAISFPGAVSNTTSQEDLNSVKYKDNNVFVPNPQLDTSDNWILTSRELPNLQSAPYYSLSGQAPQSAFLPAHADHAAFNATRNTSHVQYPGLYPQPQPTSMVNSHHLLQQQVPPAIGGSLGLGIASPGPQAMVNKLW, from the exons ATCCATTTCATGAGGTGAAGAGAAGGGACAGGAAGAAAGAG GCTCAGCACACAGGTTACAGAGGTTTCGCTGATACTAGAAAGCAAGTGGAGCAGAACATACCATCGGGAAAACTATATAGATTGTGGAATCAAAATTCTCATAGAGGAGGGTTTACTCGGAATTTGGTTCCTG ATGCAGGAATCAGTCGCGAATTCCGCATCGTAAGGGACAACAGAGTGAGCCAAAATGTTAATAAGGATGCTTTGCAagaagaaaagaagcaattagTTCCTGGCAATGAGCAAACTATGCCAGATGTTCCAGAGAAGAG CTCTACCAGAGTTCCCTCTGATCAAAAGCACTCTGTTTCTGCAAATTCAGACGAGTGTCTTATATCAGCATATTTTGATGAGTCCAGTCATGTACCTGATTATGTACAAGATGAAAAGTCAAGTGGTACAAAAAGTCCATCACAACAGGACAAGTGTGAAGCAATAGCATCCGTTGTACAGAATGAAACACAGACTTCAGGGTTACCAAATAGCTTTATTGGGATGTCCTCTTCATCTTCAGATCCAGTTCATGTTCCATCTCTTGATTCTGCATCAGCTGGTAAAGTGGGGGCTATTCAGCGCGAAGTTGGAGTAGTTGGCTTTCGAAGACAGACTTCTGATCATCCTGAAAATCGTTCATCTGTTTCAAATAGCTTCCTCTCAAGTTCTTTATCAGGAAAGAATATTTGTTTCTCAGTGGAATCAACTGGACATCAGGCTTACACATCTAAGAGTCATTCACTAAACCAAATTTCTCCATCAGCCGCCAATCTGTATAGCACGTCCTTAAGCATACAATCACAGGGTTTCTACCACAATAGCAGATTACACCAACAGTCTCTGAGTCAGCAGAAAG CTGTTCAGCCCATCATGAAGTGGAAGCCTAAAACTAGACCAAAACCCAATATTGTCAACAATGGTGTGCCTGGAATTACTTCAGCTTCTCCATCTTGTGCTGTTAGTTCTTGTGTCTCACGACCAGTGGGAAAAACCAGATCTGAGAAATTGTCACAAGATTGTAGTTTGGATAGTCAACATGTGATCATACCACAGCATCTTCTAGTGCCACAGTCAGAGTGCATGCAGCTGATATTTGGAAGTTTTGGTACTGGGTTTGACACATCCAAGGGGTTTGCCTCTGTTCCTCATCAATCAGGAAGTGCAGAGCAGTTGGATGACGAACCTTCTGACAG TATGTTTGCACCAGTTCCAGTGGAAAATGTAATTTCTGCAGTTTGCAGGGACAGTCTGCATGATCAGTCTAGTACTTCGCCATGTGGCTCTTCTGTGTCAGCTGCAGAATCACAGGAGCCACCACCTGAAAATAATGGTTGTGTAAGTCCTCAAACTATTCAGACTTATGATGATATTAGATTGGTGGAGAGCAACAGCCCTCCTTTCAATACACAGGAAGAGCAGCAGCTACAAAATCCTCATAGCTTGCCAAGTTTCTCG GCATATGACAACCAAAGTAGTTATGATGTCCCATTTTTCAAAACAGTAATGCAAGATAATGTACATGCTCAAGGTTCAACTTCATCATCAGAG CAGGTCTTGAGTTTTCATGCCGCCTGTAGCAGTTTTTCTAGTTTGGCCATGGCACAGCAGCAACAACTTGTTCAGCAGCAGCAGCCGATTGTGCAGCTGTACCCACAAATTCATATGCCCCATTTTCCAAACTTTGTGCCTTATCGTCACATTATTTCTCCAGTTTATGTTCCACAAATGGCCATGCCAAACTATGCCAGCAACCCTGGGTATCCTCATCCCTCCACTGTGAATAGTTATGTTCTGATGCCTGGAGGAAGCCCACACATACTGGCAAGCAAGTGTGCAACCACACAGTATAAACCAATTGCTGCTGGCAACCCAACCGGGTGTGGAACCTACACCAATCCTGCTAGTTTTGCCATCAGTTTCCCTGGTGCTGTCAGTAACACAACAAGCCAAGAAGACTTGAACAGTGTCAAATACAAAGACAACAATGTCTTTGTTCCAAACCCACAG TTGGACACATCTGATAACTGGATTCTGACGTCACGAGAGCTTCCAAACTTACAGTCAGCACCATATTATAGCCTATCAGGGCAAGCACCACAATCAGCATTCTTGCCTGCCCATGCTGATCATGCTGCTTTTAATGCCACACGAAATACTTCTCATGTGCAGTACCCAGGCTTGTACCCTCAACCTCAGCCAACCTCCATGGTGAATTCACATCACTTGCTGCAGCAGCAGGTCCCACCAGCCATAGGTGGGAGTCTTGGACTCGGCATCGCATCTCCTGGGCCACAG GCCATGGTGAACAAGCTTTGGTAA
- the LOC135627742 gene encoding uncharacterized protein LOC135627742 isoform X1, translating into MVLVSNIDGGSQVVSLRVRKTIHSIREVVGNHSNAAIYAVLKETNMEPNETVQKLLNQDPFHEVKRRDRKKEAQHTGYRGFADTRKQVEQNIPSGKLYRLWNQNSHRGGFTRNLVPDAGISREFRIVRDNRVSQNVNKDALQEEKKQLVPGNEQTMPDVPEKSSTRVPSDQKHSVSANSDECLISAYFDESSHVPDYVQDEKSSGTKSPSQQDKCEAIASVVQNETQTSGLPNSFIGMSSSSSDPVHVPSLDSASAGKVGAIQREVGVVGFRRQTSDHPENRSSVSNSFLSSSLSGKNICFSVESTGHQAYTSKSHSLNQISPSAANLYSTSLSIQSQGFYHNSRLHQQSLSQQKAVQPIMKWKPKTRPKPNIVNNGVPGITSASPSCAVSSCVSRPVGKTRSEKLSQDCSLDSQHVIIPQHLLVPQSECMQLIFGSFGTGFDTSKGFASVPHQSGSAEQLDDEPSDSMFAPVPVENVISAVCRDSLHDQSSTSPCGSSVSAAESQEPPPENNGCVSPQTIQTYDDIRLVESNSPPFNTQEEQQLQNPHSLPSFSAYDNQSSYDVPFFKTVMQDNVHAQGSTSSSEQVLSFHAACSSFSSLAMAQQQQLVQQQQPIVQLYPQIHMPHFPNFVPYRHIISPVYVPQMAMPNYASNPGYPHPSTVNSYVLMPGGSPHILASKCATTQYKPIAAGNPTGCGTYTNPASFAISFPGAVSNTTSQEDLNSVKYKDNNVFVPNPQLDTSDNWILTSRELPNLQSAPYYSLSGQAPQSAFLPAHADHAAFNATRNTSHVQYPGLYPQPQPTSMVNSHHLLQQQVPPAIGGSLGLGIASPGPQVGNRQQTQLGHLNWAAKF; encoded by the exons ATCCATTTCATGAGGTGAAGAGAAGGGACAGGAAGAAAGAG GCTCAGCACACAGGTTACAGAGGTTTCGCTGATACTAGAAAGCAAGTGGAGCAGAACATACCATCGGGAAAACTATATAGATTGTGGAATCAAAATTCTCATAGAGGAGGGTTTACTCGGAATTTGGTTCCTG ATGCAGGAATCAGTCGCGAATTCCGCATCGTAAGGGACAACAGAGTGAGCCAAAATGTTAATAAGGATGCTTTGCAagaagaaaagaagcaattagTTCCTGGCAATGAGCAAACTATGCCAGATGTTCCAGAGAAGAG CTCTACCAGAGTTCCCTCTGATCAAAAGCACTCTGTTTCTGCAAATTCAGACGAGTGTCTTATATCAGCATATTTTGATGAGTCCAGTCATGTACCTGATTATGTACAAGATGAAAAGTCAAGTGGTACAAAAAGTCCATCACAACAGGACAAGTGTGAAGCAATAGCATCCGTTGTACAGAATGAAACACAGACTTCAGGGTTACCAAATAGCTTTATTGGGATGTCCTCTTCATCTTCAGATCCAGTTCATGTTCCATCTCTTGATTCTGCATCAGCTGGTAAAGTGGGGGCTATTCAGCGCGAAGTTGGAGTAGTTGGCTTTCGAAGACAGACTTCTGATCATCCTGAAAATCGTTCATCTGTTTCAAATAGCTTCCTCTCAAGTTCTTTATCAGGAAAGAATATTTGTTTCTCAGTGGAATCAACTGGACATCAGGCTTACACATCTAAGAGTCATTCACTAAACCAAATTTCTCCATCAGCCGCCAATCTGTATAGCACGTCCTTAAGCATACAATCACAGGGTTTCTACCACAATAGCAGATTACACCAACAGTCTCTGAGTCAGCAGAAAG CTGTTCAGCCCATCATGAAGTGGAAGCCTAAAACTAGACCAAAACCCAATATTGTCAACAATGGTGTGCCTGGAATTACTTCAGCTTCTCCATCTTGTGCTGTTAGTTCTTGTGTCTCACGACCAGTGGGAAAAACCAGATCTGAGAAATTGTCACAAGATTGTAGTTTGGATAGTCAACATGTGATCATACCACAGCATCTTCTAGTGCCACAGTCAGAGTGCATGCAGCTGATATTTGGAAGTTTTGGTACTGGGTTTGACACATCCAAGGGGTTTGCCTCTGTTCCTCATCAATCAGGAAGTGCAGAGCAGTTGGATGACGAACCTTCTGACAG TATGTTTGCACCAGTTCCAGTGGAAAATGTAATTTCTGCAGTTTGCAGGGACAGTCTGCATGATCAGTCTAGTACTTCGCCATGTGGCTCTTCTGTGTCAGCTGCAGAATCACAGGAGCCACCACCTGAAAATAATGGTTGTGTAAGTCCTCAAACTATTCAGACTTATGATGATATTAGATTGGTGGAGAGCAACAGCCCTCCTTTCAATACACAGGAAGAGCAGCAGCTACAAAATCCTCATAGCTTGCCAAGTTTCTCG GCATATGACAACCAAAGTAGTTATGATGTCCCATTTTTCAAAACAGTAATGCAAGATAATGTACATGCTCAAGGTTCAACTTCATCATCAGAG CAGGTCTTGAGTTTTCATGCCGCCTGTAGCAGTTTTTCTAGTTTGGCCATGGCACAGCAGCAACAACTTGTTCAGCAGCAGCAGCCGATTGTGCAGCTGTACCCACAAATTCATATGCCCCATTTTCCAAACTTTGTGCCTTATCGTCACATTATTTCTCCAGTTTATGTTCCACAAATGGCCATGCCAAACTATGCCAGCAACCCTGGGTATCCTCATCCCTCCACTGTGAATAGTTATGTTCTGATGCCTGGAGGAAGCCCACACATACTGGCAAGCAAGTGTGCAACCACACAGTATAAACCAATTGCTGCTGGCAACCCAACCGGGTGTGGAACCTACACCAATCCTGCTAGTTTTGCCATCAGTTTCCCTGGTGCTGTCAGTAACACAACAAGCCAAGAAGACTTGAACAGTGTCAAATACAAAGACAACAATGTCTTTGTTCCAAACCCACAG TTGGACACATCTGATAACTGGATTCTGACGTCACGAGAGCTTCCAAACTTACAGTCAGCACCATATTATAGCCTATCAGGGCAAGCACCACAATCAGCATTCTTGCCTGCCCATGCTGATCATGCTGCTTTTAATGCCACACGAAATACTTCTCATGTGCAGTACCCAGGCTTGTACCCTCAACCTCAGCCAACCTCCATGGTGAATTCACATCACTTGCTGCAGCAGCAGGTCCCACCAGCCATAGGTGGGAGTCTTGGACTCGGCATCGCATCTCCTGGGCCACAGGTTGGTAACCGTCAGCAGACCCAGCTTGGACACCTCAACTGGGCAGCCAAATTTTGA
- the LOC135627742 gene encoding uncharacterized protein LOC135627742 isoform X8, with protein sequence MVLVSNIDGGSQVVSLRVRKTIHSIREVVGNHSNAAIYAVLKETNMEPNETVQKLLNQDPFHEVKRRDRKKEAQHTGYRGFADTRKQVEQNIPSGKLYRLWNQNSHRGGFTRNLVPDAGISREFRIVRDNRVSQNVNKDALQEEKKQLVPGNEQTMPDVPEKSSTRVPSDQKHSVSANSDECLISAYFDESSHVPDYVQDEKSSGTKSPSQQDKCEAIASVVQNETQTSGLPNSFIGMSSSSSDPVHVPSLDSASAGKVGAIQREVGVVGFRRQTSDHPENRSSVSNSFLSSSLSGKNICFSVESTGHQAYTSKSHSLNQISPSAANLYSTSLSIQSQGFYHNSRLHQQSLSQQKAVQPIMKWKPKTRPKPNIVNNGVPGITSASPSCAVSSCVSRPVGKTRSEKLSQDCSLDSQHVIIPQHLLVPQSECMQLIFGSFGTGFDTSKGFASVPHQSGSAEQLDDEPSDSLHDQSSTSPCGSSVSAAESQEPPPENNGCVSPQTIQTYDDIRLVESNSPPFNTQEEQQLQNPHSLPSFSAYDNQSSYDVPFFKTVMQDNVHAQGSTSSSEQVLSFHAACSSFSSLAMAQQQQLVQQQQPIVQLYPQIHMPHFPNFVPYRHIISPVYVPQMAMPNYASNPGYPHPSTVNSYVLMPGGSPHILASKCATTQYKPIAAGNPTGCGTYTNPASFAISFPGAVSNTTSQEDLNSVKYKDNNVFVPNPQLDTSDNWILTSRELPNLQSAPYYSLSGQAPQSAFLPAHADHAAFNATRNTSHVQYPGLYPQPQPTSMVNSHHLLQQQVPPAIGGSLGLGIASPGPQVGNRQQTQLGHLNWAAKF encoded by the exons ATCCATTTCATGAGGTGAAGAGAAGGGACAGGAAGAAAGAG GCTCAGCACACAGGTTACAGAGGTTTCGCTGATACTAGAAAGCAAGTGGAGCAGAACATACCATCGGGAAAACTATATAGATTGTGGAATCAAAATTCTCATAGAGGAGGGTTTACTCGGAATTTGGTTCCTG ATGCAGGAATCAGTCGCGAATTCCGCATCGTAAGGGACAACAGAGTGAGCCAAAATGTTAATAAGGATGCTTTGCAagaagaaaagaagcaattagTTCCTGGCAATGAGCAAACTATGCCAGATGTTCCAGAGAAGAG CTCTACCAGAGTTCCCTCTGATCAAAAGCACTCTGTTTCTGCAAATTCAGACGAGTGTCTTATATCAGCATATTTTGATGAGTCCAGTCATGTACCTGATTATGTACAAGATGAAAAGTCAAGTGGTACAAAAAGTCCATCACAACAGGACAAGTGTGAAGCAATAGCATCCGTTGTACAGAATGAAACACAGACTTCAGGGTTACCAAATAGCTTTATTGGGATGTCCTCTTCATCTTCAGATCCAGTTCATGTTCCATCTCTTGATTCTGCATCAGCTGGTAAAGTGGGGGCTATTCAGCGCGAAGTTGGAGTAGTTGGCTTTCGAAGACAGACTTCTGATCATCCTGAAAATCGTTCATCTGTTTCAAATAGCTTCCTCTCAAGTTCTTTATCAGGAAAGAATATTTGTTTCTCAGTGGAATCAACTGGACATCAGGCTTACACATCTAAGAGTCATTCACTAAACCAAATTTCTCCATCAGCCGCCAATCTGTATAGCACGTCCTTAAGCATACAATCACAGGGTTTCTACCACAATAGCAGATTACACCAACAGTCTCTGAGTCAGCAGAAAG CTGTTCAGCCCATCATGAAGTGGAAGCCTAAAACTAGACCAAAACCCAATATTGTCAACAATGGTGTGCCTGGAATTACTTCAGCTTCTCCATCTTGTGCTGTTAGTTCTTGTGTCTCACGACCAGTGGGAAAAACCAGATCTGAGAAATTGTCACAAGATTGTAGTTTGGATAGTCAACATGTGATCATACCACAGCATCTTCTAGTGCCACAGTCAGAGTGCATGCAGCTGATATTTGGAAGTTTTGGTACTGGGTTTGACACATCCAAGGGGTTTGCCTCTGTTCCTCATCAATCAGGAAGTGCAGAGCAGTTGGATGACGAACCTTCTGACAG TCTGCATGATCAGTCTAGTACTTCGCCATGTGGCTCTTCTGTGTCAGCTGCAGAATCACAGGAGCCACCACCTGAAAATAATGGTTGTGTAAGTCCTCAAACTATTCAGACTTATGATGATATTAGATTGGTGGAGAGCAACAGCCCTCCTTTCAATACACAGGAAGAGCAGCAGCTACAAAATCCTCATAGCTTGCCAAGTTTCTCG GCATATGACAACCAAAGTAGTTATGATGTCCCATTTTTCAAAACAGTAATGCAAGATAATGTACATGCTCAAGGTTCAACTTCATCATCAGAG CAGGTCTTGAGTTTTCATGCCGCCTGTAGCAGTTTTTCTAGTTTGGCCATGGCACAGCAGCAACAACTTGTTCAGCAGCAGCAGCCGATTGTGCAGCTGTACCCACAAATTCATATGCCCCATTTTCCAAACTTTGTGCCTTATCGTCACATTATTTCTCCAGTTTATGTTCCACAAATGGCCATGCCAAACTATGCCAGCAACCCTGGGTATCCTCATCCCTCCACTGTGAATAGTTATGTTCTGATGCCTGGAGGAAGCCCACACATACTGGCAAGCAAGTGTGCAACCACACAGTATAAACCAATTGCTGCTGGCAACCCAACCGGGTGTGGAACCTACACCAATCCTGCTAGTTTTGCCATCAGTTTCCCTGGTGCTGTCAGTAACACAACAAGCCAAGAAGACTTGAACAGTGTCAAATACAAAGACAACAATGTCTTTGTTCCAAACCCACAG TTGGACACATCTGATAACTGGATTCTGACGTCACGAGAGCTTCCAAACTTACAGTCAGCACCATATTATAGCCTATCAGGGCAAGCACCACAATCAGCATTCTTGCCTGCCCATGCTGATCATGCTGCTTTTAATGCCACACGAAATACTTCTCATGTGCAGTACCCAGGCTTGTACCCTCAACCTCAGCCAACCTCCATGGTGAATTCACATCACTTGCTGCAGCAGCAGGTCCCACCAGCCATAGGTGGGAGTCTTGGACTCGGCATCGCATCTCCTGGGCCACAGGTTGGTAACCGTCAGCAGACCCAGCTTGGACACCTCAACTGGGCAGCCAAATTTTGA
- the LOC135627742 gene encoding uncharacterized protein LOC135627742 isoform X11 codes for MVLVSNIDGGSQVVSLRVRKTIHSIREVVGNHSNAAIYAVLKETNMEPNETVQKLLNQDPFHEVKRRDRKKEHTGYRGFADTRKQVEQNIPSGKLYRLWNQNSHRGGFTRNLVPDAGISREFRIVRDNRVSQNVNKDALQEEKKQLVPGNEQTMPDVPEKSSTRVPSDQKHSVSANSDECLISAYFDESSHVPDYVQDEKSSGTKSPSQQDKCEAIASVVQNETQTSGLPNSFIGMSSSSSDPVHVPSLDSASAGKVGAIQREVGVVGFRRQTSDHPENRSSVSNSFLSSSLSGKNICFSVESTGHQAYTSKSHSLNQISPSAANLYSTSLSIQSQGFYHNSRLHQQSLSQQKAVQPIMKWKPKTRPKPNIVNNGVPGITSASPSCAVSSCVSRPVGKTRSEKLSQDCSLDSQHVIIPQHLLVPQSECMQLIFGSFGTGFDTSKGFASVPHQSGSAEQLDDEPSDSMFAPVPVENVISAVCRDSLHDQSSTSPCGSSVSAAESQEPPPENNGCVSPQTIQTYDDIRLVESNSPPFNTQEEQQLQNPHSLPSFSAYDNQSSYDVPFFKTVMQDNVHAQGSTSSSEVLSFHAACSSFSSLAMAQQQQLVQQQQPIVQLYPQIHMPHFPNFVPYRHIISPVYVPQMAMPNYASNPGYPHPSTVNSYVLMPGGSPHILASKCATTQYKPIAAGNPTGCGTYTNPASFAISFPGAVSNTTSQEDLNSVKYKDNNVFVPNPQLDTSDNWILTSRELPNLQSAPYYSLSGQAPQSAFLPAHADHAAFNATRNTSHVQYPGLYPQPQPTSMVNSHHLLQQQVPPAIGGSLGLGIASPGPQVGNRQQTQLGHLNWAAKF; via the exons ATCCATTTCATGAGGTGAAGAGAAGGGACAGGAAGAAAGAG CACACAGGTTACAGAGGTTTCGCTGATACTAGAAAGCAAGTGGAGCAGAACATACCATCGGGAAAACTATATAGATTGTGGAATCAAAATTCTCATAGAGGAGGGTTTACTCGGAATTTGGTTCCTG ATGCAGGAATCAGTCGCGAATTCCGCATCGTAAGGGACAACAGAGTGAGCCAAAATGTTAATAAGGATGCTTTGCAagaagaaaagaagcaattagTTCCTGGCAATGAGCAAACTATGCCAGATGTTCCAGAGAAGAG CTCTACCAGAGTTCCCTCTGATCAAAAGCACTCTGTTTCTGCAAATTCAGACGAGTGTCTTATATCAGCATATTTTGATGAGTCCAGTCATGTACCTGATTATGTACAAGATGAAAAGTCAAGTGGTACAAAAAGTCCATCACAACAGGACAAGTGTGAAGCAATAGCATCCGTTGTACAGAATGAAACACAGACTTCAGGGTTACCAAATAGCTTTATTGGGATGTCCTCTTCATCTTCAGATCCAGTTCATGTTCCATCTCTTGATTCTGCATCAGCTGGTAAAGTGGGGGCTATTCAGCGCGAAGTTGGAGTAGTTGGCTTTCGAAGACAGACTTCTGATCATCCTGAAAATCGTTCATCTGTTTCAAATAGCTTCCTCTCAAGTTCTTTATCAGGAAAGAATATTTGTTTCTCAGTGGAATCAACTGGACATCAGGCTTACACATCTAAGAGTCATTCACTAAACCAAATTTCTCCATCAGCCGCCAATCTGTATAGCACGTCCTTAAGCATACAATCACAGGGTTTCTACCACAATAGCAGATTACACCAACAGTCTCTGAGTCAGCAGAAAG CTGTTCAGCCCATCATGAAGTGGAAGCCTAAAACTAGACCAAAACCCAATATTGTCAACAATGGTGTGCCTGGAATTACTTCAGCTTCTCCATCTTGTGCTGTTAGTTCTTGTGTCTCACGACCAGTGGGAAAAACCAGATCTGAGAAATTGTCACAAGATTGTAGTTTGGATAGTCAACATGTGATCATACCACAGCATCTTCTAGTGCCACAGTCAGAGTGCATGCAGCTGATATTTGGAAGTTTTGGTACTGGGTTTGACACATCCAAGGGGTTTGCCTCTGTTCCTCATCAATCAGGAAGTGCAGAGCAGTTGGATGACGAACCTTCTGACAG TATGTTTGCACCAGTTCCAGTGGAAAATGTAATTTCTGCAGTTTGCAGGGACAGTCTGCATGATCAGTCTAGTACTTCGCCATGTGGCTCTTCTGTGTCAGCTGCAGAATCACAGGAGCCACCACCTGAAAATAATGGTTGTGTAAGTCCTCAAACTATTCAGACTTATGATGATATTAGATTGGTGGAGAGCAACAGCCCTCCTTTCAATACACAGGAAGAGCAGCAGCTACAAAATCCTCATAGCTTGCCAAGTTTCTCG GCATATGACAACCAAAGTAGTTATGATGTCCCATTTTTCAAAACAGTAATGCAAGATAATGTACATGCTCAAGGTTCAACTTCATCATCAGAG GTCTTGAGTTTTCATGCCGCCTGTAGCAGTTTTTCTAGTTTGGCCATGGCACAGCAGCAACAACTTGTTCAGCAGCAGCAGCCGATTGTGCAGCTGTACCCACAAATTCATATGCCCCATTTTCCAAACTTTGTGCCTTATCGTCACATTATTTCTCCAGTTTATGTTCCACAAATGGCCATGCCAAACTATGCCAGCAACCCTGGGTATCCTCATCCCTCCACTGTGAATAGTTATGTTCTGATGCCTGGAGGAAGCCCACACATACTGGCAAGCAAGTGTGCAACCACACAGTATAAACCAATTGCTGCTGGCAACCCAACCGGGTGTGGAACCTACACCAATCCTGCTAGTTTTGCCATCAGTTTCCCTGGTGCTGTCAGTAACACAACAAGCCAAGAAGACTTGAACAGTGTCAAATACAAAGACAACAATGTCTTTGTTCCAAACCCACAG TTGGACACATCTGATAACTGGATTCTGACGTCACGAGAGCTTCCAAACTTACAGTCAGCACCATATTATAGCCTATCAGGGCAAGCACCACAATCAGCATTCTTGCCTGCCCATGCTGATCATGCTGCTTTTAATGCCACACGAAATACTTCTCATGTGCAGTACCCAGGCTTGTACCCTCAACCTCAGCCAACCTCCATGGTGAATTCACATCACTTGCTGCAGCAGCAGGTCCCACCAGCCATAGGTGGGAGTCTTGGACTCGGCATCGCATCTCCTGGGCCACAGGTTGGTAACCGTCAGCAGACCCAGCTTGGACACCTCAACTGGGCAGCCAAATTTTGA